A stretch of DNA from Phenylobacterium koreense:
CTTCCGCGCCCGCCGCACGGATTAGGCATAGAAGTCGTTGCGGGCGGCCATGAGCGCGGAGATCAGTTCGCGCTCGCCCGGTTCGAGATACGGATTCCAGACGTCGAAGATCAGGATCACCCGCATCTCGTCGGCGTCGTTCCAGGCCTCGTGGTCGATGGTGTCGTCGAACACCCAGGCCTCGCCCATCTTCCACCGGCGCGTGTCGTTTCCGACCCTGAATCGGGCCGGCCCCGGCAGAATCAGCGGCAAGTGCGCCAGCAACCTGACATTCGTGGAGCCGGTGTGCGCCGGAATGTGTGTGTGCGGCTCCAGGGCGGAGAACATGGCGACCGGCGCGAACCCGTCCTGACGCGCCATCGGCAGATTCTCCAGGATCGCCGCGGTTCGCGGGCAGCTTTCACAGACCGGGTCCTGGCGCTTCCCGTCCTTCCACAGGAACATCGAACTCCAGCGGCGGGAGTGGTTCAGTTCCTCCCACTGGTTGACCGGCGCGCCGGGCGGCAGGGAGATGTAGGGCGCGAAGTCTTCCATACGGCCGTTGAGGAAGGCCATGAGCTCCTCACGGATGGTCTCCGTCCCCGCCTCGAGTTCGGGCAGCCACGGAAAGAGCTCGCGCGGAT
This window harbors:
- a CDS encoding aspartyl/asparaginyl beta-hydroxylase domain-containing protein — protein: MTVQELSAQAMAAAQRGDSVRALEFLRQAEAQAPMDPELKMQRALAHRLSGALPAALSALDEALALQPYNFLAMLSKGAVVERLAGERAASRIYRNALDMAPEGEKLPPHLATPLARAREVVARVDEELETFLRGRLGPLDRAGGELARGRIDEAVGVYSGRRKVYNQQPLLLHYPRLPAVPFYPRELFPWLPELEAGTETIREELMAFLNGRMEDFAPYISLPPGAPVNQWEELNHSRRWSSMFLWKDGKRQDPVCESCPRTAAILENLPMARQDGFAPVAMFSALEPHTHIPAHTGSTNVRLLAHLPLILPGPARFRVGNDTRRWKMGEAWVFDDTIDHEAWNDADEMRVILIFDVWNPYLEPGERELISALMAARNDFYA